The Anaerobiospirillum thomasii genome contains the following window.
TGATGCCATTTCACAAAGAGCGCATGTGCCGCTTGAGTTCTATCCGCATCATGGCTCTTTATCCTCAGATTTAAGAGAGAGCATAGAGCACAGACTTAAAAACTCACGTCTGCCGACAACTGCCATCTGTACAGCCACACTAGAGCTTGGTATTGATATAGCAGATGTAAGCTCCATAGGACAGATAGATGCACCGCCATCTCCTGCCTCGCTGCGACAGAGACTAGGAAGATCAGGCAGGCGCGATGGCAATGCCGTACTGCGTATCTTTGCCCTAGAGCGGGTAAATCCTCAGGTGCCGCAGATGCTGTTGCACTTAAATGAAAACACAGTATTGTGTGCTGCCACCATAGCTATGATTTTAAAGCGTCATTATGACAGCTCCTTAATGCCCAATCTGTCACTCTCAACTCTTATACAGCAGATACTCTCGGAAATTGCCTCTGGCAATGGTATAAAAGCTACAGCCATTTATAAGCTCTTATGTCAGACAGGACCATTTGAGAGTATAGATAAGACAACCTTTGCACAGGTCTTAAGATCGCTTGGCAGCTGTGATTTAATTGAGCAGATGCCAGATGGATCGCTTATCTTAGGTTTAGAAGGTGAGAGGGTTTGCACTGATTTTAGCTTTTATTCAGCCTTTAACTCAGAGCGTGAGTTTAGAATTGAGCATGAGGGCAAAACCATAGGTACTATACCTAATATAAGCTATCTTAGTGTAGGTGAGAGCTTTTTATTTGCAGGCAAGGCCTGGGAGGTTATCTTTTATAATGAAGAGACTCTGACACTTGGTGTCAAGCCTTATCCATTCAGAGCCGAGCCTTTAAACTTCAACGGCAATTTAAACTCACTTGATAAGTCTATACGGCAGCAGATGTATAAGATCTATACAAGCGGCGAGTATCCTGCCTGCCTTAATAAGAAGGCTAAAGAGAATATAGAGCAGGGTCTTGCTCTGTTTAAGGAACTTGAACTTGATACAAGACATATTATTGAGTCTGTAGGTGGTATTGCCCTTTTTCCATGGGAGAGTGACAAGACCTTAAATACCATTGCCCTTATTCTGCGCTCACGCAGTATCAGAGCCACACGCGTAAACTCCCATCTTGAGCTTATACAGTGCTCTTTAGACAATTTAAAGGCAGCTGTGGCCAATATTCTAAGTACTGAGCCTGATCCTATAGCTCTGAGCTCACATGTGGTCAATCTTGATATAAATAAATTTGATAAATATCTAAGTAATGATCTTAAGCGTATATCCTATGCCAGATCGCATCTTGATATTAAAAGTGCCATTAAGTTTTTTGAGCTTATAGCCAAAGAGATGTAAAGAGTGTTGGTGGCAGATGAAAAATCTGTCCTGTCATAGCATAGGGTTTTGTAGAGTGCCCATAGCAAAAAAGCCACCTCAGATGAGATGGCTTCTTTTAAAAAGGTGAGCCTGGCGATGACCTACTCTCGCACAATCGTACGTTGCACTACCATCGGCGTAACTGCATTTCACTTCTGTGTTCGGAAAGGTAACAGGTGGTTCTACAGCACTATGGTCGCCAGACAAATTCTGTAAAAAACTTATAACAAACTGATTTTTAACTCTTGAGTATTAAGAGGTCTTTAAATGTCCATGCCCTCCGGGGTTGTATGGCCAAGCCTCACGGTTAATTAGTACTGGCAAGCTTCACACATCACTGCGCTTCCACATCCAGCCTATCAACGTCGTAGTCTGCAACGAACCTTTAGGAGCTTAATGCTCAGGGATGACTCATCTTGGGGCCTGCTTCCCGCTTAGATGCTTTCAGCGGTTATCAGTTCCGCGCTTGGCTGCCGGGCCGTGCCATTGGCATGACAACCCGTAAACCAGAGGCGCGTTCACTCCGGTCCTCTCGTACTAGGAGCAATCCCCCTCAATCATCCAACGCCCGCGGTAGATAGGGACCAAACTGTCTCACGACGTTTTGAACCCAGCTCGCGTACCACTTTAAATGGCGAACAGCCATACCCTTGGGACCAACTTCAGCCCCAGGATGTGATGAGCCGACATCGAGGTGCCAAACACCGCCGTCGATATGAACTCTTGGGCGGTATCAGCCTGTTATCCCCAGAGTACCTTTTATCCGTTGAGCGATGGCCCGTCCATGTGGAACCACCGGATCACTATGACCTGCTTTCGCACCTGCTCGAGATGTGCCTCTCGCAGTCAAGCCAGCTTATGCCATTGCACTGACCTCACGATGTCCGACCGTGATCAGCTGACCTTCGTGCTCCTCCGTTACCCTTTGGGAGGAGACCGCCCCAGTCAAACTGCCTACCAGACACTGTCCTCGTATGTGTTGTACTTAGTTAGAACCTCAAACATGTCAGGGCGGTATTTCAAGGTTGACTCCATAAAAGCTGGCGCTTCTACTTCAATGTCTCCCGCCTATCCTGCACAAACAGGTTCAAGGTTCAGTGTCAAGCTGCAGTAAAGGTTCACGGGGTCTTTCCGTCTAGCCGCGGGTACACTGCATCTTCACAGCGATTTCGGTTTCACTGGGTCCCGGGTGGAGACAGCGTGGCCATGGTTACACCATTCGTGCAGGTCGGAACTTGCCCGACAAGGAATTTCGCTACCTTAGGACCGTTATAGTTACGGCCGCCGTTTACCGGGGCTTCACTCAAGGGCTTCAACTTGCGTCTGACCCCATCATTTAACCTTCCGGCACCGGGCAGG
Protein-coding sequences here:
- a CDS encoding DEAD/DEAH box helicase; translated protein: MTTNSYDLLHQGLKRFIYKKGWGSLRDIQLKAIKPILAKKSDVIIAASTASGKTEAAFLPSITAITQSKKAGVKILCISPLKALINDQAQRISEMASYVDLKAIPWHGDVGAHKRKAVTDENNADILIITPESLESLLINKRNKVPEIFGALEYIIIDEFHAFIDTPRGEQLASLMHRVETICNRIICRIAISATFASTAQASAFLRPNNHTGMDVVFIEKDKEKSDNLLIQIRGYQSLYSKDKIDDEGRVKGYDLIAADIFRLLRGSSNLVFCNTKAVTETIANELDAISQRAHVPLEFYPHHGSLSSDLRESIEHRLKNSRLPTTAICTATLELGIDIADVSSIGQIDAPPSPASLRQRLGRSGRRDGNAVLRIFALERVNPQVPQMLLHLNENTVLCAATIAMILKRHYDSSLMPNLSLSTLIQQILSEIASGNGIKATAIYKLLCQTGPFESIDKTTFAQVLRSLGSCDLIEQMPDGSLILGLEGERVCTDFSFYSAFNSEREFRIEHEGKTIGTIPNISYLSVGESFLFAGKAWEVIFYNEETLTLGVKPYPFRAEPLNFNGNLNSLDKSIRQQMYKIYTSGEYPACLNKKAKENIEQGLALFKELELDTRHIIESVGGIALFPWESDKTLNTIALILRSRSIRATRVNSHLELIQCSLDNLKAAVANILSTEPDPIALSSHVVNLDINKFDKYLSNDLKRISYARSHLDIKSAIKFFELIAKEM